In Epinephelus lanceolatus isolate andai-2023 chromosome 13, ASM4190304v1, whole genome shotgun sequence, the following are encoded in one genomic region:
- the LOC117260327 gene encoding complement C1q and tumor necrosis factor-related protein 9-like — MADEPGRGDSSSSTGTVAFTAKLNIDDSYPKYRGVLKFATVLVNEGGGYSPGTGIFTCPMDGFYHFTVYVSVYGCGQCGINKNGEKVVSLYHTTLPDKRSQVASMGSVIKLSKNDEVYVHLWGADRNDIFATEDNDTVFVGVRLG, encoded by the exons ATGGCTGATGAACCAGGCCGAGGAGACAGCAGTTCTTCAACAG GTACTGTAGCCTTCACAGCCAAGCTGAATATCGATGACAGCTACCCAAAATACCGTGGAGTCCTCAAGTTTGCCACCGTGCTGGTCAACGAGGGAGGAGGCTACAGTCCTGGCACAGGCATCTTCACCTGCCCCATGGATGGCTTCTATCACttcactgtgtatgtgtctgtgtatggGTGTGGACAGTGTGGTATAAACAAAAATGGAGAGAAGGTGGTGTCTCTGTATCACACCACTCTGCCTGATAAGCGTAGCCAAGTGGCAAGTATGGGCAGTGTGATAAAGCTGTCTAAGAACGACGAGGTCTATGTGCACCTCTGGGGGGCTGACAGAAACGATATCTTTGCAACTGAGGATAATGACACTGTCTTTGTAGGGGTTCGTTTGGGCTAA